A stretch of DNA from Pirellulales bacterium:
CAGCCTTGCAGTTCGATCAGGTGGTTGACTGCATTCTTCGGCCCTCGAATTGCCCAGTCAAGAAGAAATGCCCCACGCGCCACGCAAACTGCATGTGCGTGGCTTCTCTCAAGTTGCGGCCGCACACCGGTCGTAACGGGCGGGGGAGATATGCCGACGTTGATGCGACTCGACTCACAGTACCTGATTCAATGAATGCGTGACTTGCAAACACTTGAATTCGTGGCGCGATCCTGGCGGTGGAGAACGATGGGAATCGACAGGGTGAATATTCAAGCGACCGTTAGCGCAAGTTGAACGTATTCGGGCGGCGCCATGTGTATGACAAACAAAATGGACAAGGGGCGATCGCGAGCCAGCCGCAAATCGCGTACCGACCAGCGCCGGAGTGGGACACTTGCGCGATGACGCATAGCGCATCGCTGGCAACAACGGTGCATTGCCTGTCTACTAGGTCGCCAGCCAGCCAGCGACCTGTTTTGCCCAGTAGGTGAGGATCACGCTGGCGCCCGCCCGGCGGATGGCGATGAGCGACTCCAGCGCCGCTGCCTGCTCGTCGATCCAACCGTTTTGCGCGGCCGCCTTGATCATGCTGTACTCGCCCGACACGTTGTAGGCGGCGAGCGGGACACCTGGGAAAGCGTCGGCCACCTGTCGGATGATATCGAGATAGGCGAGCGCCGGTTTGACCATCACCAAGTCGGCGCCTTCCGCCAGGTCTAACGCCACCTCGCGCAACGCTTGCCCCGCGCCGGCCGCCGGATCCATTTGATAGCCGCGCCGGTCGCCGAATTGCGGTGCGCTGTCCGCCGCTTCGCGGAAGGGGCCATAGAACGCGCTAGCGTATTTGGCGGCGTAGCTCATGATCGGCAAATGATCGTAACCTGCCGTATCGAGCGCGCCGCGGATCGCGCCGACCATGCCATCCATCATGCCGCTCGGCGCCACCAAATCGACCCCCGCTTTAGCGTGGGTCACCGCCTGACGCCCCAGCAACTCGAGTGTCGAATCGTTTTCGACATCCACGCGCCCCATGCGATCGTTGACCAGCCCGCAATGTCCGTGCTGCGTGTACTCGCAAAAGCAAATGTCGGAGATCACCAGCAGTTGCGGCGCGGCCTGCTTCACCGCGCGAACGGCGCGCTGCACGATGCCTTGATCGCTCACTGCATCGCTGCCGGTGGCGTCTTTGTGCTCCGGAATGCCAAACAGAATCACACCGCCCAGACCCAGGCGAACGGCTTCGGCCGCTTCGGCCGCCAGATCGTCCAGGGCGAGTTGCGCGTGCGGCGGCATCGACGCAATCGGCTGGCGCTGCGCCAGTTGGTCGCGGACGAACAGCGGCAGAATGAGTTGACCCGGCTCGATGTTCACGTCGCGAGCCAACGCTCGAAGTTGCGGATTCTGCCGCAGGCGCCGCATACGAGTCGTCGGAAAGTGTGGACTGGCCGCCTGGCCGACAGGACCAGGAAACGATGCGTCGTTCATGCGATCATTCTTGAGTTGGGGGAGTCATGGCGTCGGCGGCCCGCGCGACAGCGGCCGCTTTTCGAACCAATAGCATCGCAGGGGGCGATGCTTCGCCGCCAGGTTCCAAGGTGACGACGTGGAATGGGCGCGTCGTTTCGCCCACCCATTCTCGCGCGGTGAGAAAAATTTCCCGCTCAGTTTGACCCTCGGGAATCAGTACGCCGTTCAAACCGATGTTGTCGATGATGACGCCGTGCGGCAAATTCTCCGCGTCGAGTTCCACGCGCCCCGCAAACCCGCTGCGCTCAATCTTCAATTTCGCGACGACACTGCCGCCAGGCGCCAACTGGATCTCCGCAGGCTCGATGCGAACAGTCACCGATGGCTTGCCGCCAAGTTTCAGTTCGCCAAGACCGCCAACCTCGCGCGTGACCAGCGAGCCTTGCACGATGCTCGTGGCAGTTACCCGGCTCGCCTTGGCGTTGTCCGCGGTTGGCACAGCAGAGTCAGCGGCGACGTACAGACTCGCCTGCGCCGTGTTGTACCCGGCCGGAATGACAATGGGAGATGTGATTGCGAATCCCGGTGGCAAGCCTGTAACTTCCAGCTTGACTTCGCTGTCGTGCCCGTCGATCCGATCGGCGGTAAAGGTGAGGTTGCGTCCGCTCCCGGGCGGAATCGTCGGATTGGCGCCGCCAATCGCGATATGGAAATCAGGCTGCGGTCGCCGAATCGTCAAACGATAGGCGTAGCGGTCGCCCCCCATGCCGCGCACATCACTTACTCGAACCAGATATTGCCCGTCGGCGGGCGCCGTGAACGATAATCGGCTATCGCGTCCCAACTGGCGCTGGCCATCGTCGTCGTTGGAGTACGAAAGCGAAAAGACCGGCAGGCCGTTGTTGGCGAGCGGCGTGCCGGGAGGTTGAGGTTGTACGATATAGCAAGCATCGGCGACGGCATGCGCGGTGGCGCTGGTGTCGAAGTAACAAACGCGACTGCCGCCACGTTCATAGAGCAAAAATCCGGAGTCGGGCCCCTGCGGCATGCGGAACAGCCGTGCGACCTCGCCGCCCAGATAGAGATACTCGTTTAGCTCCATCTCTTCCCAATTATCGACCCGCACATCAGCAACCTGGGCGTCGATGCCGCGAAAGTTGATGGCCGATGCCCGCGTGGCTTGCAAAAGCACGCGCGGGATGGGGCGCCCCTCGCTGTCGAGCACCTCGACCCTGGTGTCGATTGGCGAACCGCGCCGCGCCGCGTTGGTTTCGATGATCCATTCTTCTCCGCCCTTGGAATCGAAACGAACCAGATCAACATCCGCCGAGGCGGACGATGTAGCCGCCATGATGCGCCCATTGGCGGTTCCTGGCACAACCAGCGAAGTGGCTTCCGCGGGCTGATTGTTTGGCTCGACCTCCAGCGTCTCGGGGAGTGACTCGACGATCACGCGCAGCGGTTTGCGAAAGCGCTGAGTGGCCGCGTCGAGCGGCACATTCAGCTCACCAGACTTGGCCGCAGGCAGCTTCGCTCGCGCGTCGGCGGCCAGATTCCAGCCAATCAATTCCAATTCGCTTTCGCGATCGGCGGGCACGCCCAAGGGGTAGCATGCGGTCACATACGGCAACGCGCCGATTGTGAGTCGATAGTAGTGCTCTGGCGTGCCAGCCTGTGTCAGGTCGTTGACGCGCAGCACATAGCTGCCCGCTTCTTGAAAGGTGTGCGCGAGCAGCGGATCTTCGCCTTCCTGATAGTCGTTGTTGCTGGCAAGGACGGCGCCGGCGGAATTGGTCAACGTCAACACGCCATTCAGCTTGCTGCCGATCGAGCGCGCCGTCAGTTCGAAGACGATGGTCTGCCCCGCTTCCGCGTGAAAGCGAACAAAATCGCTGTCGCCCGGGTTTTGCAGATCACCCCAGATTCCGACGGGCAGCGCGGTTTCGTCCAGCGAGGCCTTGTCATCAGGTTCTATTGCAACGAGTTGCGGCAAGGTGTCGATGTGCAACTTAACGACGTTGCTCTTGCCCGCCGCGCTCGCCACGTTCAACTCGTGATCGCCCGGTTGCAACTCGCCGGGCAGCGCTGCTTCGACAACCGCCCAGGAACCGGCGAAATCTTGTTCAACAATCTTCGTCGCCAGGGGCGCGGCATCAAGTTCCAATTTCAGTTCGCCCGCCAAGTGCTTGCCCGACAGTCGTAGTCGCGCCGTGGCGCCGCGCTGTGCGCCGCGCGGCGCGAGCACGGCCAGCTCGGGCTTGGGTGGCGGAAGCGGCGCGCCGGTGTCCAAGGCATAGAACCGAAAGCCGCCGTCGGCGCGGGCAACCAAAAGCTGCTTGCTGTCGGGGGAAAATGCGATCGCGGTGGGCCAGTCGGGCTGTGCCTCCAAGGTATGCCTCTCCGTGAGCGTGGCCGCGTCAAACAAGCGCACGGCGCCATCTTCCGCCGCGCTGGCGATCGTGGCGCCGTCGGGCGAAAAGGCCAGTCGCAGAATCGTACGCTGATGCGCGAATTTGGAAACCGTGAGCGGATTGGCGCCCTCCTGGGCCGTGGCGCTAAGCTCCCATACTCGAATGCGAATGTCGGCGCCGCCCGCAATCAGCACTTTGCCATCGGGGCTGAACGCCACCGTGTACTGCTCGCCGAGCGGTTGAGCCAGCGTATCCAGTCGGCTTCGGCTGGCGACGTCCCACAGCTTGATGGTGCGGTCGGCGCTGGCGCTGGCCAGCAATCGGCCTTCGCGCGCGAACGCCAGATCGAACACGGCCCCACTATGCCCCTCCAACGTCGCGACCGATTGGCCAGTGGCGAGATCCCATAGCAGCACCTTCTGGTCGTAGCTGCCGGTCGCCAGCAACTTGCCATCGGGCGACAGCGCCATGGCGTAAAGACTGTCTTTGTGCCCTTTGAGTTTTTGAACCACTTGGTCTGTGGAGCAATCGATCACGGCGACTTCGCCGTAGAGCCCCGGTTCTCCCCCTGCCGCATACAGCCGAGCGCCATCGCGACTGAAGGCCAATGCGGTCACGTTGCCAGCCGGACCAGCAAGTGTTCGCGCCGGCAGGCGAGACTCGGCGGATATCAGCTCGACGCGCGAGTAACGCCCCAGCGCCACCCATTTGCCGTCAGCCGACCACGCCGCCGAGAACACCGCGCTGCGCGCTGGCGCCGTGAGCGGAATCTGAGGGACATTCAAGCTCGGCGCCGGTGAATCATTTGCAGGCCCGATGGCGCCCGCCTCGATCCACCGCTGTAGTACGCCAATCTCCCCCGTGCTGGGCGGTTCGCTTCCCTCTGGCGGCATGGCCGGCTCGGCCTTGCCAGTCAGCACCAATAGCAATTTGCTCTTGGCTGTTTCGCTCGCCACGACGACCGGGCCGTTGTCGCCGCCGTGAGAAAGCGACGCAAATGTCTCCAGCACCAAGCCCCCTTCCTTGTCCGTGCTGTTGTGGCAGCCCGCACAGTACTTGGCGAGGATCGGCGCTACCTGACGCGCAAAGTCTGGAGGCGCGTCGTCCGCGACAACGCGACTCGTTGTGAGCATCGCCGCGATCGCGACGAGTCCAATGGCCAGCCATCGAGGGTTCATGCAAAGCGTCATCAGTGATTAAAGAGAAACTCTTTGCTGCTCAACACGCTCCAGTACAAATCCTCGATCGCCAGCCGACGCTCTTCGGCGGGCGCCGCGTTGAGCTGGGCGACCAGACTCTGCCTTTCGATGTCAGTCGGCGTCCGGCAGAGCGCGGCGAGGTACAGCTCATCGACGATTTGTCCGTGATCGAGACCCGCGGCAAGTTGCTGCGCAATGCGACTATCGGCGGCTTGCAGCCGGGCATTCAGCGAGTCGCCATTGGCGATGTGCAGGGCCTGCACCATGGTTGGCTCAGCCGTGCGTTCGCATTCGCAGGTAGTCACGCGGTCTGGCCGACCAAAGGTCTTCAAGAAATAGTTGGCCACTTTCGAGTCGGGAAGTTGCAAGGCCCGCCAATCGGGTGGGTAGTTCGCGAACTTGCCGGGCGTGCCGGTGACCTGGCCGAAGGCGTCGAGCATTACCTCGGCCATGAGTCGCTTGGGGTAGTATCGGGAGTAGAACTTGCGATCGACCTCGTTCGACTCGACCGGCGCGCTGGCCCGCTGGTAAGTGGCCGATTGCAGGATGAGTCGCATGAGCGCTCGCGTGTCGAAGTGTTGCTCCTTCAAATACTGCGCTAGAGCCTGGTGCAACGGGGCGTTGCTGGCGGGATTGGTGAGTCGCAGGTCGTCGACCGCTTCGACCAGTCCCACGCCAAAGTAATTCGCCCAGATGCGGTTCACGATCGCGCGGCTGAAATAGGGGTTCTCGGGCGAAGTGACCCAATCGGCGAGCACCAGGCGCCGATCACGCGGGTCGTCGGCCGTCATGGGCTCCGCATCGAGAGGGCAGGGGGGCTGCGCCTTGCCTGTGGCGGGCTGAATCAAATCCCCGTCGCTCGACGAAAAAACCATCCGCGCGCCCTCGCCAGCGGCCGACTTGACGCGCACCCGCGCCAGCAGGTTGGCCATGGCGTAATACTGGTCGTTGGTCCATTTTTCGAGCGGATGGTTGTGGCATCGCGCGCAATTGATCGACATGCCGAGAAACGCCACCGAGATCGTCTCGGCGGTGTCGAGCGGTTCTTCGTGCAAGACAAAGAAATTCGCCGCGCCGTTTTCCAAGGTGTTGCCTTGCGCAGTGATCACCTCTCTGGCGAACTGGTCCCAGGGGGCGCCAGCCGCCACGCGATTGCGAATCCAGTTGTGGTACGCCCACATGGCGGGGACGGGCAGCTTCTCAGAACTGACGAGCAACAGGTCCGACCATTTGTAGGTCCAGTAATCGACATATTCCGGGCGCGCCAGCAGCGACTCCACGAGGCGATCTCGCTTGTCCGCAGCGCTGTCGGCCAGAAACGCCCGCGTCTCGTCCGGCGTCGGCAAGACTCCCATCGTGTCGAGAAACGCGCGTCGCAAGAACTCCGCGTCGCTGGCTGGCGGCGACGGCGGAATCCGCAGTTCTGCCAGTTTCTCCAGCACCATGTCGTCGATGAAGTTGCGGCGCGGCGCCGATGCGAAAACGCTCGCGTCAACCGTCGATTCGAATGGCGACGTGATCGAGGCGATCGCCACTTGGCTGCCGAACCAAGCGCTTACCGCCCCCTCGCCATGCCCCATGACGTGGACTAGTCCGGTTTCGTTGACCTCAGCCACCGAAGCGTCGGCGGCGGTGTACTTGGCCCACTGCGTGACGTCTTCGCGACGTCCATCGCTATAGTGCGCCAACGTGATCAATTGCTGCGTCACCCCGGGCCGCAGCAGTGCGCGCTCCGGCAGCAATTCGAGCCGAATCAGCCGGGCATCGCTATCGGCAGGCGCCGGCGCGCCGCTGGCGATCCAGCCGGCCAGCACTTGATAATCGCGCGACTCAACAGCGAAGCGCACTCCGCCGCCGTGCGGAATGGCGCCGGTCGGCTTGGTCAACAGCAGGCTGCGCCCCGGATCGTCCGGCGCAATACGGCGCCCAAACGATTGACGCGTGAGTGTGAAATAGTCGCGCTCCGGATCGTAGGCGCGGAGCGACAACTTGAAGCCATTCTTCCCGGCCGCCGCGCCATGGCAAGCGCCGGAATTGCATCCCCCTTTTGTGAGCACGTTCTCAACATGATTGCGAAAGTTCCATTGAAACGGCTGATCGAACGCGGTCACCTGCACCTGACATGTCGCTGCCAGACCAGCATGTTCGCCCGTTGGCACGCGCGCGGTGATGCGCGCCGATCCATTAGCGCGGGGCAATGCCACACCATCCACGATCTGCAAGATGGCGGGGTTGTCGACCATCAACGTCACCTCGCCATGCGGCGCGCCGAGCGAGCGCCCGGCTCGCTCCCGCAGCACCACCACGGTTTGCCGCGCATGGGGGCCAATCAAGCTGAAGTCGCCCGGCGCGATCACCAGCGAATCGCTTGGCTCCGCTGCCCGCAGGTGTGCGGCCCACGGCATGCAAAAGCACAGCAACAATAAAAGTCGAGCGCGCTCCATGACAGGCGACTTTCCGCGGACAGAATGGCGGATCGGGCTGGGGAGGATCGGCGCGCCAGCTTCCCAAGGCGCGCCCCGGGTGCGAACACAACCCTTATAACAGCGGACGGAACTAAGTGCCACCTGCCGCGGTGGTTCCGCAACCGCTCAGAACAAATCAGCGATGGGCGAGCCGTGATACACGGGATGTGGACGACCAACCGCATCGTGCCATACCGCGCTGGCGTCGATCCCCAGCGTCTTATACATGGTCGCCGCCAACTCTTCGGGCGTGTGCGGCGCGTCGTTGGGCGCGCCCCCCATTCGGTCCGAGGCGCCAATGATTTGTCCGCCGCGCACGCCGCCGCCAGCCATTAGGACGCTCTGCACGCGGCCCCAATGATCGCGCCCCGCTTGGCTGGCGCCGGGGATCGTCGATACTCGCGGTGTTCTTCCAAATTCTCCCGCGACCACCACAAGTGTGGAATCGAGCAGGCCACGATCGTGCAGGTCGTCGAGCAGCGTCGAAACCGCGCGATCCATCGGCGGAAGTAGATAGTTCTTCAAATTAGGAAAGATTCCCTCGTGCGTGTCCCACGTTTCGTTATTGCCTAAGTTCACCTGCACAAAACGCGCTCCCGACTCGACTAGCCGCGCCGCCATGAGGCACGACCAGCCAAACGAGTTGCGGCCATAACGATCTTGGGTCGCGTTATCGGCGCGCGTGACGTCGAACGCTTGCTGAACCTGGCCATGAGTCAATAGCGAGACCGCTTGTGATTGCGCCCGCTCGAACACCGGCAACGCCTGCTGCTCGCGCTGTCGTTCCATGTTGGCTAGCAGCGACAATCGACTGCCGAGTCGCGAAGCGTCTAATCCAGCAGGCAACGCTAGGTTCGGCGCGCGAAAAACCAGTCCCGCGCTGTCTGCCGGACCCGTGCGATGATGAAACAGGTATTCTGGATACGCGCCATAGGTCGCGGCGTTGTACGGCGATGCCTCGATGAACCACGGGTCGCGCCGCGCGCCCATCTCACCCGCGAACTGACCGGGGATGACCCTGCCCGTGCGGTGAATCAAACGTTCGGGCAAGACCACGGCGGGCGGCAACGATTGCGGCGTCGGCAGCACCGCGCCGGCAACGGCGGCGATCGACGGCCAGTCGGTTGGTCGGGGGCTATTCACGTCGAAGGCGGGCGGAATCAAAGCGCGGCCAGTGAGCATGATATGGTGCCCGGCCGAATGATCGTTCGAGGCATGCGTCAGAGATCGGACCAGCGACCAGCGATCGCTGCGCGCGGCCAACATCGGCAGGTGTTCGCATATCATCACTCCAGGCGTGCGGGTGGCGATGGGCTGAAATTCTCCGCGCACGGTGTCTGGCGCCGCGGGCTTGGGGTCGAAGCTTTCGTGCTGCGATAGCCCCCCCGACAGGAAGACGTAAATCACATTGCCGGCCGCAGGCGCGCTAGTATCCGCGCGGCAAGCGCTTGCAGGCAAACTGACCGCGCCAAGCGCCGCCGCGCCCTTTCGCAAGATTTGCCGGCGCGAAGTGGAAGGTTGGCCTTCGATTAGCATGGCGCCGCCCTGAATACACTAGGTCATACGCGATTATGCTGGCCGCCAGACGAAGCGACGGCTGTCAGACTACTGGGCGCCAGCAGCGAATTCAACCAACGGCCAATGAGTGTCCGCTACGGAGAAGCACCGGCGTCCTGCGCCAGGCCTCCTCGCACTTCCAATAGATTGCTTACCTCGAGCACGCCCGGCAAATTGGCGATGAGGCTTTGAGCAAGTTGCTTGCAGTAGAAACTTGGCACACGTCCCCGCAATATCACCACGCCTTCATGTTCGTGGCACACGATGTCGCGGAGCGTCAGATGACCGCTCTGTTCGTACACACTGGCGATGCGCTCAGTAATCGAAAGCACACTGGCGCTGCGGGGGACCGAAGTGCCCGATGTTCGCGGCTTGGTCGACATCTCGCAATCCTCCTTTGAAAGCGATACATCTGTTCGCTCGCAAGATCGCCGCCTGTCTACTTTGGCCGTGGTCGCAACTGACCTGCCCGAGTTGGCCAGTTCGACCCACCAAGTTAGCGACCGTCATTGTTGGATTTGCCGACAGTAATGTCAAACTCAGGCGCCAGCGAATTGTTGACGATCGGTCGTATAATGTCATGGCCGGAGGTTGATGATGGCGCGAGTGACATTGCCAATTGAGGGAATGACCTGCAACTCGTGTGCGGAAACGCTCCGTCGCGCGCTGGCAAAGCTTCCTGGCGTCGCGGAAGTGAGCGTCAGTTTTCCGCAGCGGCGGGCAATGGTGGAGATTGCCGCCGACGGACCCTCGCCCGATGATCTGGCCGCGGCCGTGGCGCAGGCCGGCTACCGAGTGACAGGAGTCGCCGCGCCTCATTTGCCTTTGGTTGAGCTACAGCTCTCGGCGCCAGCGTCGAGCAAAGAGCCAGCGGAGGAGCTTGATCCCGCTTTGTCGAACACGGTGCGTGTCCGCTCGCTTGGCGACACCATCCGAGTTTCCAAACGAAAGCCAGCGCCAAAGGCCCCCACGACGCCAGCGCCAGCAGCGGCCGAAATGACGCTTAACATCGAAGGGATGCATTGTGCCAGTTGCGTGGCGCGTGTGGAAAACGCGCTCGCCAGCGCGCCCGGTGTCGTCAGCGCTCACGTGAATTTGACCACCGAACAGGCTCGCGTCGAGATCGACCCGGCCGCCACGGAGTTATCGACCCTGGTCAAGGCGGTGGAGCGATCGGGCTATCGCGCCAAGTTGGTCGAGACGGGGCAGCCGGCGGTCAATTGGGAACATTCCGACCGCGAGCGCCGCGCTTGGGGCCGACGCGTTGCTGCGGGACTCGCGCTTTTGGCGCCGTTGGTGCTAGCGCATTTTGGAGCCATCTCCAACTTCGCGCATGGCTGGGGGGCATTGGCGCTGGCCACGGTCTTGCAGGCGTATCTGGGATGGCCGTTTTATGTTGGCGCCTGGCGGCGACTCAAACATGCCTCGACCAATATGGATACCCTGGTCGCCATCGGCGCCACCGCGGCCTATGGGGCCGGGGTCGCCACGCTCTTACAGAGGCAGCACGTTACCGGCCAGTCGGGTCAGGGAATGGAATTCATGGACGCGGGGATGATTCTCACGTTCATCACCCTGGGCAAGTATCTCGAAGCGCGCGCCAAAGGCAGAGCGTCGTCGGCCATTCGCAAACTGCTGGATTTGTCGCCGCCTGAAGCGGTCGTGCTTCGTGATGGGCGCCCCACCCACGAGAGCGTGCATAGCGTGGCGGTTGGCGACGTCATATTGGTTCGGCCCGGCGAGAAAGTCCCGCTCGACGCCGAGGTGACCTCCGGCAGTTCGGCGGTGGACCAGTCATGGCTCAGCGGCGAGTCGATTCCGGTCGACAAGCGCCCCGGGGACTCGATCTTCGCGGGGACGATCAATCAACAAGCGGCGCTCACGGCGCGGGTGACACGACTGGCCGACAACACCTCGCTGGCCCAGGTGGTGCGACTGGTGCAGCGAGCGCAAGAATCGAAGGCTGGCGCGCAGCGATTGGCAGATCGAGTGATCGCCTACTTTGTGCCGGCGGTGCTCGTCATCGCGGCCACGACGCTGGTGGCCTGGCTGTCGTTGACCGGCGACGTGGCGCGGGCCGTTAACGCGGCGGTGGCGGTGCTGGTGGTCGCTTGTCCTTGCGCGTTAGGATTGGCGACGCCCACCGCCATTCTCGTAGCCAGCGGCCGAGGCGCGGAGAAGGGGATTCTCATTAAGGACGCGCGGGCCTTGGAGGCGGCGGGAGAACTGACCACGGTGGTGCTCGATAAGACAGGCACTGTCACCGAGGGACGCCCCAAGGTCACTCAGATCGTGCCGCAACCGGGCGTTGCCATTGAGGAAGTCTTGTCGGTGGCGGCGGGCGCCGAACATTTGAGCGAACACCCGCTGGCCGCGCCCATAGTGGCCGAGGCCGAAGCCCGTCATGTGCCGCTGGCTGTCGCGCAGGAAGCGCGGGTGGTGGCCGGCGGGGGGATCTACGCCGCGCTCGATGGCGGCCTGGTGTTTGTGGGCAATGAGCGCTTGATGCGCGAGCATCAGGTCGACTATACCGCGGCGCGCGACGAGTTGGCGCGCCTGCGCGCCAATGGCGAAACACCGCTCCTGGTGGCGCGCGGCGCCAAGCTGCTCGGCATCATCGCGGTGGCCGATCAGGTGGCCCCCCACAGCGCCGAGGCGATTCGATCACTGCACGCGCTGGGGTTGTCGGTGCGACTGTTGACCGGCGACCATCGTCTGGCCGCCGAGGCGGTGGCGCGGGCCGTCGGCATCGATAAGGTATCGGCCGAAGTCTTGCCGCAAGACAAAGAGAAAGAAGTGCGGCGACTGCGTGAGCGCGGCGAGGTGGTCGCCATGGTCGGC
This window harbors:
- a CDS encoding heavy metal translocating P-type ATPase, which produces MARVTLPIEGMTCNSCAETLRRALAKLPGVAEVSVSFPQRRAMVEIAADGPSPDDLAAAVAQAGYRVTGVAAPHLPLVELQLSAPASSKEPAEELDPALSNTVRVRSLGDTIRVSKRKPAPKAPTTPAPAAAEMTLNIEGMHCASCVARVENALASAPGVVSAHVNLTTEQARVEIDPAATELSTLVKAVERSGYRAKLVETGQPAVNWEHSDRERRAWGRRVAAGLALLAPLVLAHFGAISNFAHGWGALALATVLQAYLGWPFYVGAWRRLKHASTNMDTLVAIGATAAYGAGVATLLQRQHVTGQSGQGMEFMDAGMILTFITLGKYLEARAKGRASSAIRKLLDLSPPEAVVLRDGRPTHESVHSVAVGDVILVRPGEKVPLDAEVTSGSSAVDQSWLSGESIPVDKRPGDSIFAGTINQQAALTARVTRLADNTSLAQVVRLVQRAQESKAGAQRLADRVIAYFVPAVLVIAATTLVAWLSLTGDVARAVNAAVAVLVVACPCALGLATPTAILVASGRGAEKGILIKDARALEAAGELTTVVLDKTGTVTEGRPKVTQIVPQPGVAIEEVLSVAAGAEHLSEHPLAAPIVAEAEARHVPLAVAQEARVVAGGGIYAALDGGLVFVGNERLMREHQVDYTAARDELARLRANGETPLLVARGAKLLGIIAVADQVAPHSAEAIRSLHALGLSVRLLTGDHRLAAEAVARAVGIDKVSAEVLPQDKEKEVRRLRERGEVVAMVGDGINDAPALAAADLGIAIGSGADVAIETADLVLMRPDLRLTADAVRLARATVRTIRQNLGWAFVYNLLLLPLAAGALAPIGFALPPVAAAAAMALSSVSVVGNSLLLRARVRSHAKAGRSTP